In a genomic window of Magnolia sinica isolate HGM2019 chromosome 16, MsV1, whole genome shotgun sequence:
- the LOC131229381 gene encoding scarecrow-like protein 3 has product MDSSPPLLKKPSSDVTLTLTLNSHPPPETLKPEDRGLRLIQLLLTCVAHASSGNLHRADTCLRHISHLSSVSGDSMQRLAAWFASSLAARLIKRWPGLYRALSRPHHPTGPTGPRAWLAFSRALPYLGFAHTIIQRTVLRAMSDEQVVHIIDIGSGDPNLWAPLLLAFALSSSGPPHLKITCINANRDVLDNLSARLVKEAEVLDIPFQFNPLNVGLKDVTIDMLKVRTGEAVAVCSVLSLHTLLAEDDLVGPPCFGADRVTNVVRPCKQMDRFMSMVRSMSPKVFLLVEQESDHNSARLVDRFLEGLHYYSAMFDSVEAAAGSMTCHERLAVEEMLGREIESVVACEGVEREERHERAAKWMVRIRRSRFRPVRLWGEAMDEGRRMVESFGRDGYKVVNEKGFLMICWHERPIYAVSAWQCS; this is encoded by the coding sequence ATGGATTCTTCCCCACCTTTACTGAAGAAACCTTCCTCAGAtgtaaccctaaccctaaccctaaactctCATCCTCCGCCCGAAACCCTAAAGCCTGAAGACCGGGGCCTACGCCTAATCCAGTTACTTctaacatgtgtggcccatgcaTCCTCCGGCAACCTGCACCGCGCCGACACATGCCTGCGCCACATTTCCCACCTCTCATCTGTGTCCGGTGATTCCATGCAGCGGCTAGCGGCCTGGTTCGCCTCATCCCTTGCAGCCCGCCTCATCAAACGTTGGCCGGGCCTCTACCGTGCACTAAGTAGGCCCCACCACCCCACTGGGCCCACTGGACCCAGAGCATGGCTCGCGTTCTCCCGCGCACTCCCTTACCTAGGTTTTGCCCACACCATCATCCAACGGACCGTGCTTCGGGCCATGTCGGATGAACAAGTGGTCCACATCATCGACATCGGATCGGGCGATCccaatctgtgggccccacttctcctGGCCTTCGCcctatcatcaagtgggccaccccacttaaaGATCACTTGCATAAATGCCAACAGAGATGTGTTGGACAATTTGAGTGCTAGGCTTGTGAAAGAGGCTGAAGTTTTGGACATTCCTTTCCAATTCAACCCTTTGAACGTTGGCTTAAAAGATGTGACCATAGACATGCTCAAGGTTCGGACCGGAGAAGCTGTGGCCGTCTGTTCTGTGCTAAGCTTACACACCTTGTTGGCAGAGGATgatcttgtgggcccaccatgttttgggGCAGATCGAGTCACCAATGTTGTTAGACCCTGCAAGCAAATGGATAGGTTCATGTCCATGGTCCGGTCTATGTCGCCCAAGGTGTTCTTGCTTGTCGAGCAAGAGTCTGATCACAACTCGGCTCGCCTGGTCGACCGGTTCCTTGAGGGGCTACACTACTACAGTGCAATGTTCGACTCGGTGGAGGCCGCGGCAGGGTCCATGACATGCCATGAGAGGCTGGCAGTGGAGGAGATGCTTGggagggagattgaaagtgttGTGGCATGTGAGGGCGTGGAGAGGGAAGAAAGGCATGAACGGGCTGcgaaatggatggtcaggatccgGCGATCGAGGTTCAGGCCAGTGCGATTGTGGGGCGAAGCCATGGATGAAGGGAGGCGAATGGTTGAGTCTTTTGGGAGGGATGGCTACAAAGTTGTGAATGAGAAGGGATTTTTGATGATATGTTGGCATGAACGGCCCATATATGCAGTGTCTGCGTGGCAATGTTCGTAA